A single genomic interval of Xyrauchen texanus isolate HMW12.3.18 chromosome 40, RBS_HiC_50CHRs, whole genome shotgun sequence harbors:
- the LOC127633367 gene encoding mRNA decay activator protein ZFP36L2-A-like: protein MSASVLSSIYDFDREKVPNSNAIHLHNLLEKRNVGVPFAASNTINNNNNNRSFGYFRSNSTNHMDINMSNRLQIGLESSTAAFMNKENKYRDRAFSETGERSQQLQELLQQKPGSQINSTRYKTELCRPFEENGSCKYGEKCQFAHGYYELRNLSRHPKYKTEPCRTFHTIGFCPYGPRCHFIHNADERRAATSNVQPRLNREMGVLGQESTNPFLTRRERPKLHHSLSFSGFSSSRGNESALTDSPTSRTPPPSTCALSFYEDALTPTSPCLNAFTFPDQDLKAFLAPIIHQTNGAMFSNIHANACPPSPPFKMSHLPSMHPLSESPVFDSPPSPPDSLSDPDGYLSGSCCSSGTISGSESPSMDANRRLPIFSRLSISDD from the exons ATGTCTGCTTCGGTGCTGTCTTCCATATATGATTTCGACAGG GAAAAAGTCCCAAATTCAAATGCAATCCATCTCCACAATTTGCTGGAAAAGAGGAATGTCGGGGTCCCATTCGCCGCCTCCAacaccatcaacaacaacaacaacaacagatctTTTGGTTATTTCAGGAGTAACTCGACAAACCACATGGACATCAACATGAGCAACAGACTCCAGATCGGGTTAGAGAGCTCGACGGCTGCATTCATGAATAAAGAGAACAAGTACAGAGACCGTGCGTTCAGTGAGACGGGGGAACGTAGCCAACAACTTCAGGAACTTCTACAACAAAAGCCCGGCTCTCAGATCAACTCGACCCGCTACAAAACCGAACTCTGCAGACCTTTCGAGGAAAACGGCTCGTGCAAGTATGGAGAAAAGTGTCAGTTCGCTCACGGCTATTACGAACTGAGAAATCTGTCCCGCCACCCAAAGTACAAGACCGAGCCGTGCCGCACATTCCACACTATCGGTTTCTGCCCGTATGGCCCTCGATGCCACTTCATTCATAACGCGGACGAGCGCAGAGCCGCCACGAGTAACGTTCAGCCGAGACTTAACCGGGAGATGGGTGTTTTGGGACAGGAGTCAACAAATCCGTTCCTAACACGAAGGGAAAGACCGAAGCTGCATCACAGCTTGAGCTTTTCGGGATTCTCCAGCTCCCGCGGCAACGAGTCTGCGTTGACTGATAGCCCGACATCACGCACGCCCCCGCCATCCACCTGCGCGCTCAGCTTCTACGAGGACGCGCTCACTCCCACTTCCCCCTGTCTGAACGCGTTCACTTTCCCCGATCAGGATCTTAAGGCTTTTCTTGCGCCTATAATCCATCAGACCAACGGTGCCATGTTCAGTAACATCCATGCCAACGCTTGCCCCCCATCACCTCCTTTTAAAATGAGCCACTTGCCCTCCATGCATCCACTCTCTGAGTCTCCAGTGTTTGATTCTCCTCCAAGCCCACCAGATTCCCTCTCAGATCCAGATGGGTACCTGAGTGGCTCTTGCTGTTCCTCTGGCACAATCAGTGGCTCTGAGTCACCCAGTATGGATGCCAATAGACGTTTGCCAATCTTCAGCAGGCTGTCGATTTCAGACGATTAa